GAGGCAACGTGCGAAAGACCATGGGTACGGGAAGAAGGGCTGCCGAAAAGAAGTAACCGGCAATTAGCGACTAACGACCGACAAAGAGGAAGAGAAAAATGGGTTATGGGCAGTGAGTTATAATAAGTTTAAAATATGGGTAAAAAAAGAATTGCGACAAAAGGGGATAGTGAATCCGGACAAGTGAAATCATCCGGAAAATCAACAAGAAAACGCTCGGAAAGCGGTATTTTATACGTGCAATCAACATACAACAACACTCTTCTTCTTTTAACCGACCCCAAGGGCAATGCTTTGGCCGCTTCTTCAAGTGGCGCCTTGGGCTTTAAAGGCGCGAAAAAAGGTACTCCTTTTGCGGCCGCTAAGGTCGGCGAAGTTCTTGCCGAAAAAGCCAATGCGGTCGGCATGAAGGAGGTGGCGGTTATCGTAAAAGGTGTCGGTTCGGGCAGAGAGTCATCCATAAGAAGCTTTGCTTCCAAAGGATTCACCCTAACCTCAATAAAAGACGCGACTCCCGTGCCTTTTAATGGACCTAAACCGCCGAAGCCCCGAAGAGTCTAATCGAAAAACGTTTAACTTGTAACGTGTAACGCCGGAAAAATTGAATTCTGATGCTACACGTTATACGCTTTATGCAAATCAAATCAAAATATAAAATAGCGCGTCGTCTCGGTTCTTTCATTTTTGATAAGACGCAGACCTCTAAATTCGCCTTGCGAAGCGAGCGCAAGGGAAGGAAAGCATCGAGACCCAGACCGAAAAGCGATTTCGGAATTCAGGTTCTTGAGAAACAGCGAGCGCGTTTTCTATACGGAGTAGGTGAGCGACAGTTTGCAAAATACGTCCATTTCGTGCTTGCAAAAAGCGGCCAGAATCAGGACGAGCTTTTGTACGACAAATTGGAAAGACGTCTTGATAACGTAATATATCGTTTAGGATTTGCTCCCACCAGACAAGCGTCAAGACAAATGGTAAACCATGGGCATATTACGGTCGGAGGCAAAAAAGTAACAATCCCTTCTTACGAGGTTTCGGTGGGTGATGTTTTGTCTATAAAAGAGGGAAGCAGGAAAAAGCCGCTTTTTGATGGTTTAGATGAACGCCTGAAGGAGGCGCCGGCTACTCCCGCATGGATCGGATTGGATATTGGCAAAAAGGAAGCGAAAATTCAAGGTAGGCCAAAGCTCGTACCGTCCGAATTTCCCGTTGATTTATCCATGATTTTGGAATTTTACAAGAGGTAACTCTTGTAACATGTAAAACGAAACATGTAACATCAAAAGGTTGCCAATTTTGACAGGATAAGATATAATATTTATACAAATTTATAAATAACCGTAATTCACAAAAGGTATGCATGAACAAAAAATAGCTCTTCCTTCCAAGCCGAAAATAGTAAAGGAAGAAGAATTCAAGGGAACATATGAAATAGACGGTCTTTATCCGGGGTATGGGCATACCCTTGGTAATTCTTTGAGAAGAATAGTACTGTCTTCACTTCCGGGCGCGGCTATTACAAATATAAAAATAGAAGGAGCCGAACACGAGTTTTCAACACTGTCCGGAATAAAGGAAGACGTAATAACAATTATTCTGAATCTGAAAAAGGTCAGGATTCTTCTTTTGACAGACGAACCGCAAACTCTTTCTTTGAAAATCAAAGGGACGAAGGAAGTTACAGCCGGCGACATAGAGGTGCCCGGCCAAGCAAAGATTTTAAATCCGGAAATGCACATTGCCTCTTTGACTGACAAGTCCGCTTCTTTGGAAATTGAAATGACAGTGGAAAAAGGTCTTGGATATGTTGCCAAAGAGCTCATACAAAGGGAAAGAGTTCCTATTGGCTCTATCACGCTGGATGCCATTTTCACGCCGATACGCAGAGTCAACTATGAAGTTGAAAACATGCGCGTGGGAAACAGAACTGATTTTAACCGTTTGAAGTTTTTTATTGAAACAGATGGCACCATAACGCCAAAGGAGGCCCTGGAAAAGTCCATAAACATAATGATCGCCCAGCTCAAAGCAATCGTTGGTTTTGTAGAGGAAAAAGAGGAACCGGCTGTAGAAAAAGAGGAAAAAGACACACCGGAGGACGGCGAGAGTGACAAAAAAGAGATTGACCCGGATATATTAAAGACAAGAATTGAAACAGTGGGATTCTCACAGAGAACCGCAAACGCCCTGTCAAACGCCAACATAAGAACAGTCGGGGGTCTCGCCAGGAAAAAAGAAGAGGACATTTTGGATATTGACGGACTTGGCAGTAAAGGTGTTCAGGAAATAAAGAAGAAACTGCAGGAATATGGGATAACACTGAAGTAGAAAGTCCATCAAGTTTGTAAAGTCCATCAAGTAGGACAGGAAGAGGAATACTTTATAAACTTTTAGCTTGATAAACTTTATGAACTGACATCATGCGACATTCAAACCAAAACAGAAAATTCGGCCGAGAAGAGGGACAAAGAAAGGCCCTTTTAAAGTCGCTTATAGCGAACTTAATCCGTGATGAAAAAATAACGACTACTGAAGCCAAAGCAAAGGAAATGCGGTCTTTTGTTGAGAAGTTGGTTACCAGAGCCAAAGTTGATTCTTTGGCTTCACGACGTTTGCTGAAGGGACGTTTAGGAACGGACTTTTCAGTCAGCCGATTGATTAATGAAATAGCGCCTAAATACAAGACAAGAGCCGGCGGTTACACGAGAATAGTCAAATTGCCGACAAGAAAAAGCGACGGAGCAAGAATGGCCATAATAGAATTTGTTTAAAACGCAAAGCGTATAACGCGTAACGTATAACGTCAGAAAAGATAAATTTGGACGCTACATGCTACACGCCACACGCTACACGCTATGAAACACACAATTGACGCACAAGACAAAAAAATAGGCAGGGTCGCGAGCGAGGCGGCCTCCATACTTATGGGAAAAAATTCTCCGTCTTTCAGGAAAAATATTTCGGGAGAAAGCGAAGTTCTCATACTGAACGCTTCAAAAGCCGACGTTACTTTAAAAAGAAAAAAAGAAACCGAATATGTGAGATATAGCGGATATCCGGGCGGACTCAAAATTGAAAACATGAGTTCATACATGAAAAGGCACGGCTTTGCCGGTGTGATAAGAAAAGCTGTACAGGGGATGATGCCTAAAAATAAACTGCATAAAGGGAGAATGAAACGACTTGTAATTAATGAATAATAAAATAAATGAAAGAACAGCCAATAAAATACATTGAAGCAGTTGGGAGAAGGAAAACAGCCATCGCGCGCGTGCGTCTTTTTCCATCAAGCAAACAGT
Above is a genomic segment from bacterium containing:
- the rpsK gene encoding 30S ribosomal protein S11 yields the protein MGKKRIATKGDSESGQVKSSGKSTRKRSESGILYVQSTYNNTLLLLTDPKGNALAASSSGALGFKGAKKGTPFAAAKVGEVLAEKANAVGMKEVAVIVKGVGSGRESSIRSFASKGFTLTSIKDATPVPFNGPKPPKPRRV
- the rpsD gene encoding 30S ribosomal protein S4, coding for MQIKSKYKIARRLGSFIFDKTQTSKFALRSERKGRKASRPRPKSDFGIQVLEKQRARFLYGVGERQFAKYVHFVLAKSGQNQDELLYDKLERRLDNVIYRLGFAPTRQASRQMVNHGHITVGGKKVTIPSYEVSVGDVLSIKEGSRKKPLFDGLDERLKEAPATPAWIGLDIGKKEAKIQGRPKLVPSEFPVDLSMILEFYKR
- a CDS encoding DNA-directed RNA polymerase subunit alpha; this translates as MHEQKIALPSKPKIVKEEEFKGTYEIDGLYPGYGHTLGNSLRRIVLSSLPGAAITNIKIEGAEHEFSTLSGIKEDVITIILNLKKVRILLLTDEPQTLSLKIKGTKEVTAGDIEVPGQAKILNPEMHIASLTDKSASLEIEMTVEKGLGYVAKELIQRERVPIGSITLDAIFTPIRRVNYEVENMRVGNRTDFNRLKFFIETDGTITPKEALEKSINIMIAQLKAIVGFVEEKEEPAVEKEEKDTPEDGESDKKEIDPDILKTRIETVGFSQRTANALSNANIRTVGGLARKKEEDILDIDGLGSKGVQEIKKKLQEYGITLK
- the rplQ gene encoding 50S ribosomal protein L17, with amino-acid sequence MRHSNQNRKFGREEGQRKALLKSLIANLIRDEKITTTEAKAKEMRSFVEKLVTRAKVDSLASRRLLKGRLGTDFSVSRLINEIAPKYKTRAGGYTRIVKLPTRKSDGARMAIIEFV
- the rplM gene encoding 50S ribosomal protein L13, yielding MKHTIDAQDKKIGRVASEAASILMGKNSPSFRKNISGESEVLILNASKADVTLKRKKETEYVRYSGYPGGLKIENMSSYMKRHGFAGVIRKAVQGMMPKNKLHKGRMKRLVINE